AACTGccttgtagccagggatcacacccaaatgaccatacaacctgggaagcagcagccaggggatgcgacttttttgtttcagatatcaattttagttaaaatcaaacttcacaacagATCATAAAACAGTTTCAGCTACTATGCTGAATTGGTTTATTTACAGAAAAGAATGCACACCATAATAAagttacaaaataagttttacaTTCAAGTTGTATGATTTTAAAATAGGAACAATTCAGAGAATTCAGAAATTTGTCTATGTAGAAATTGAAACTGGTAAAAACATCAAGCGAGCTTCCAGGTTCAATCTTCTCATTTCCCCCACCCCAATAATGGTACAATCCCAGCAAATCTTGTTGGGTACCCAacattaaatattgttttataaacaaatgttgaaTAAATGTTAATGTCAAGAGTTTTGTTATTGGACTAAAAACTCTACACATTAACAGGTggaaacattttacttcaaggtgagggttaCAACTAACTGATTTGTGCTGCCAATCTAAATCAGCTGTCGCCAGGGACATTTTACAAACATAATTCTCGTTAAAAACATACAACGTGTGGTAAAATAACAgcattaatataaaaatatcatCTGTGCTTGCCCACCttactcaaaagaaaaaaaaaacccaaatgtgCCCCAGCCGTATGCTTTAGATAGCAATTTGTAGATTCCATCCTTATTTAATAATTTCTTCGGTCTTGTGTGGAAGTTTTACCCGCCGGGCGAATGTTTCAGCCACCAGGAGTGGAACCAAGAGGGTCGCTTCACCATATACCTGAAACGGAAGgaaaaaaggggaaacaaattaattgatGTAAAAAGAGCATTGAGAATTTAATTGTTGCTGTACTCATTTGCTgtactcattttttttaaacaatgctgGATTAATTTGTACCTTGACGGGTGACGCAGTGGTCTTGATTTTTCCCCAGGAGATTGCCTCGTCAGGTCTGGCACCAGAGTCTGAACCGTCAAACTCATTAGCTGTGTTCAGAAAGACGGAGAAGTCCGCTCCATTCCtctgaaagggggggggggtgtaagaAAACATGAGACATTTTTtaatacatatatttttttaagagaTTGCTTGACGATCACAAGACTGGATGttcacttcaaggtgaggggtACAACTAACTGATTTGTGCTGCCAATCTAAATCAGCTGTCGCCAGGgacatgttgccacctactcatggggctgaaatagagctacccccttcacagtctgtaaggatgtaggcattgcTATCACCCTCTTCAAGTCGAGCGCCATCTAGAAGCTCGAGCCTGCTCAGTGATTTTTCTCCAGATGTTCCGGTCCAGCATGCAGGAGCGTAGTTCCTCAGCGCTGGTCAAGCAGGTGTCTCGTTTCAGTGTGTCTACAAAGGAGATACATCTTCTCCCACGCGAAGCCTTGCCTTGGGTGGGCTCCCAGAGGATGGTTGGGCAAGCGGCAAGCTCCGAGTGGTATCATCCACTGGGAGCCTGGTTGGTAAAGTAGAATGCTTTTACCTTCAAAGTTATTCTGGTCTAGTGCCCTGCTCAGGGGCACATTTAACAGTGTAAAATAATGACCAGGTatcggacccacactctgctgatgacAACACTGGAGCAGGGGCCcggtaaagcccggttcatacttcctgcgtatgcgaatgcgatacgaatgttgacgtcagaaattcgcaacgaataattcacagcagttgaactctgggcaactcacttgcgaatattgctgtgaaaggagagttgtgacgtcaaattcatgtcaaattcgcttcgcattcgcatgaagtatgaaccgggctttatccCGAACGCTCAAACGATGTCGAGTCAAGAgttccatttcacaaagagctgagATTGACCTTAACAATAATGTCAAGACAATTCATCTTCTTCGAGCCCAGGAAATGTAGTGGTACTAATACTTACCATAAGGTTGGCGTTACAGATGTGATGTTTAATGAGACCACCTCCTAGGATGATCATTCCAGAGTGAGTTGCAAAACACGCCTGGTTATTCATTAGCCGGATatctgaaagtaaaaaaaaataaactaaatacGATTTCagagaaaaaaggaaaacaaaatacatacaaaaacaaaggaAGTCAACAGGGCTCAAATGTTACACTGCATCACAGGTCCCAGGCACTGGGACCCCGGGCACAAGGCAAGTGGATTTAGTGTCGGGTCAGACAAGATTGTGCTTTTCAATTGTATAACAATACCTCCCTGTGTAATatcttgaaaagaaacaaatcacgtttaaatgttgattttgagtTGGAAGGTCCAAGTTCTTACCTTCTACAATATCAAGCACCAATCCAGGATTCTTGTAGGAGTGGAAGTATAACATATCTCCAATGGACCCATCAGTGAGAGCAGGACTAAACACTGGAAtgttgttctaaaaaaaaaacagaaaaatagaCACAAGTCTTTATAAAATTTGATTTGAGTTTCGAAAGAGCTTaccaagaaacaaaacaataccaggacccaattttataaagcctgtaagcacaaaaccttgcaaagcacagaaaatattgcttagcagaaacttgttaCCAGTCAAAGTACCAACAGTTTACATTATTGTTACTGGTGCCCCACCCCTTTTTTGattagcatagaaatttgctcagcaatattttctgcctaacagcttgatgaaattgggccagatCTCATATGAGACATTTAAATAAacaacatacaataacaaacaaacatttgaaaggTTAATATTGTACCTTGTACGCCCAGTAATAAACAGACTCTGGGTTGTTGATTTCCTTGCCTAGTCTGGCGATCATACGAGATGGCGTCCAACGCGTCCCCTTCAGTgaaaaaacaatacacaaaatgtcaaagttACTACAACTTTGTCTGTTTGTCGTTATTATTTTCCCAtaaagggaactcagcaaactcccacaaggggatataaacaccaagctgaaAACAGCCGAACTCTCTCTCATTAAAATATTGGTTTAACGTCAACAAAccaagaagttgtgattcagtaactagacgacaacactttttctagtcattgtgaaatcgcggttagcttggtaggatttgaaaccacACCCTTGTGAATGCAATTCCTGCAggttaaccactagaccatggtGACTTAAAACCTTTGAGAGAACTTCAATATCCCGTCCCCCCTCACCGCCCTACCCATCCCATCCCCCTCTCCTGCCTAACCCCTCCCCATCCCGTTTTCATACTTGCGTTTTCTGCTCCAGTAGCATCTGATCCAAGATAGGCATGATCCAGTCTTCAAACAAGCAGTAGTTATCATTAGGAGAGAGAAGATTGCCGATGCGGTTGATTCCTTTGCTCCTTAGCTCTCGTCCAGACAGTCTGAAATCCCCCATGAAGGTCGGAGCGAGGCACTTGATGAAGTCCTCCTCGATACCGCCTGCTGAAGTGACTATTACATCCACCTGATGAAAATCAAAACTTtgatgtttcatttcatttttcaattaatttttttctcagaaaacaaacttaatttactatactagccaagaacccaatggagagaagaccaGGAATGAATTTTCAGTTTTAGTTGTGGGAAtaaaaccccagagaaatatttcagttATTTCTGGttatgaagccaaggactctaacaaaagaaaacttaatcactttactagccaagaaccccgtAGCAAGAAGACAACGAAGgagtttttcagttttagatgtgagaggaaaaccccagagatttattcccatgcagtcaggtagggactgaaaacccaatccacatagtacctcggtgggattagaaccaaggccctagaggtggaaggcaaggaaagatgccactacgccaacccgacCACCCAATTTGGATTTGAAGTGATATAAAATAtccacaggttagttttgttgtatacatctacaGCTGTATAGGGTCAAAACAATCAAAGggttccaaaaaaacaaaaggggggggggagttcccttttaagcaaaattgtgaTCGAGTAAGAACTGACCAAGTTATGCTGAGCAATGAAGCAAAGATTCTCTCTCAGACCAGAGGAAATCAGGTTAGATGTGTAACCAAGAAATATGGTGCAGTTAGTCTTCGTTCGGTGCACCGGATTGAGCTCTGTTCCCTTGACAACCTCCTCTTCTGACAATGGCTCCGCCTTCTTGTCGAGCTGGGGGGGAAATAGCACGAGTATTTTGTGGATTGTAACATTACTTTTTGTTAACGGTTTTGGTGCGgcataaaatgaaaacaaaacaaaattagaaggAGTACAGTGACAGTGCTAAAGTTACTtggtttacctttttttttaaatgtccttCCTGCCAACACTTTTTTCATTGGTATAAATTAGTGAAAAAATGGTGAAAGGACACAGAAATCTTTCCAACTTGGGCtctgtatttattaattttgcaaGTTGTTTTGACATTTGCGTCTAgaacaaaaatgcaaatgtcAACATTGCCCCAGTTTTGTCTACCATGTTATgtaaactttccctttaagttaACTTGCCATTTCGTTAAAAGCCTTTTTTAGttcattaattattattttaagaagGATGCATACCATTTTGTTTATCTCCTCTACAGCAAGCCCGAAGTTTGAGGCCTGGAAACCAGTGGTTTTGTAGCTCTGGAGGAGTTTGTGATAGTCGATGCCCTGGTTAAAGTCATAACCACGAACCTCTACCGAGCCAGGAGGCACCGAGCCGCTGGAGGCGGCAAGCGCCGCCTGGTAAGCAGCGGCTGGAAGTTGGTCGGCCATTCTCGATAAAGTTATTATAGTTCTGTACCCCGGGCCGCTGTACTTGTGATCAGTTCTTCTGTGGTCCTTGCAGCAAAAATTTCTGCTGCCGAAGGGATGAGAACGCCCAAAGCAAAAGTGATGAAGTGTGTACTGTCACAGTGTCAGTGTCACTAGTCCGTAGTCAGTTCTGTACCGTGTGGTAGTGATTGCACCACGAATAtgcaataaaatatttattgcaAAACTCGTTAGCCCCAGACCAGACCTAAGCAAGAGTAGGCCTGTATGTACTACTACTCACACTGCAGACTAGTGTACTCCCCATCGGCAAGCTGTAGGCAGGGAGCTGAATGGAACAAgtcctttttttcccttcacTTTATTGTAGGGATCAGTGTGTTCTGCTTCCCACTACATACCGTGTACTGTGTATCtatttttcttcctccatggtatgtcgCAGCGCACCATACACACAGCAGGCACGTGTGTACAGCAAGAGTAGGAGGTCATGACCCCCGCTAGTCTTTGTGCAAGACGTTTGTGTTGAGTTGGTAAAACACTACACACGTCGATAGAGGGCGTTTAGTTAGCCGCGATCCACGATCTCAGTGTGGTGCCTCCCGGATGATTCTGTCCACCAAAAAGCGGCGAAATGGTTCTGATGATAGTcatcttttgaatcatcctcttccagcccatgttaattttccCACATGGGGGATAGAATCaccggcggacagaattcccttgGACATGCTCCTGCCCATTTcatattgtttaaaggcagtggacactattggtaatcatgcaaaataattattagcataaaacctttcttggtgaccagtaatggggaaaggttgatggtataaaacattgtgagaaatggctccgaagtgccatagttttcgagagagaagtaattttccacgaatttgatttcgagacctcaagtttagaacttgaggtctcgaaatcaactatctaaacgcacacaacttcgtgtgacaagggtattttttctttcattattatctcggaagttcgatgaccggttgagctcaaattttcacaggtttgttgttttatgcacatgttgagatacaacaagtgagaagactggtctttgacaattaccaatagtgtccactgcctttaatggtttaAGTTTGTCCGAGTTCCCTCGGAAAGGGACATGCCGCCCGTTGGTAgtgcctttttttcttcttcaaacaagCACCCTTTGCTATCACGATATTCATGACcgaacaataattatttcaatagAATTGTCACATGCTTCACATTGCATTGTGTCGGCCGCCTGTAATTTCATCAGAGAGgacaaggcaattttcattttgcaaaatgcACCCGTTAGAAAATACCCGCTTGATGCGGATGCCCTAAGTTGCAATcttccatagaccttatcgcaaataccaatgcgcaagcgcagactgttgaatgaggtgcattgtgggatagatatggatcaaatttggataccagctagaccacaatgcacctaattccaagcttaacgcgcgcgccccagtattcgcgaaaaggtctataacaagcatagcgccctctatgaGTCTTTTAGTGCTCCCATTCATCGGCTGCTGCCGTTTGGAGAAGTGACAAAGTTTGAACGCGCGCGCCACGTGCATGCACATCACCACTTACCAGTCACTGAAAAGAAACAACGGACTAGTCGCAGTGTTCTAATGCGAAAAAAGCCTACAACTCATTAATTACCATCTAGCCTACTTTGTTATTCtatagattttcaaatttcCAGTCTTCGTGTTCATTCAATGCAAATGCTGAAGCTTGCGGGGGACACAGACTTTAAAGACATCATCTTCACAAAGAACATTATTATTTCATAGAATAGGTTTCAAAGAGGTGGGATTTGAAAGGGGCAGGAAACAAAGAGAATGTTTTCTTACCCTCGGATACGGGGCAGAGCGGAGGGTATCCCCCTCCAATAATCAAATTACTGAAACACTATTTTCCTCTTGTCAGAAGTGAATCAGAAGTGAATCCTTCAAGGAATTTTCTGAGAATGCAAGCACAATGAACTTGGCCGGGGGGGTGGTTCCATGCCCCATCGAGCACCAAAGAATGGTAAAATTTTGCACTCTCGTACCTGATTGGTTGAAACTGGCATATGGTGAAACTTGATAAACTTTCGGATTGGTCGTGAGTGGCGTGCACCACTTTCCCGTCAGAAGTCGTCTGCTCACTCAAACCATCAAATCACTCATTGGATCGTGCACGCACACAAGTCAAGGCTACAAGACGTGAGAAGTCGAGGTACCATAAGCCTGTGTTGTTTGTACGTGTGGTAGGTGGACTTCTTGTATACGACTACCGTGTGAACACGCACAAAATgagttaaacattttgttttcgtctTCGTTACACTTCTTCAAACAACTTCACCATTTGTTCCAGAAATTTATGTGAAAACGAACCCCTGCAATGTGTTAGATAGTCCCActttaaatatttacaatgaGAGCAGAGGCTCTGACCCTATTTGTGCTTTTCTTGGTGTCTACTGGAGATATTTTGGACGATATTTTATTCGCCACCGTGGAAGTTTTTCATCCTAAAAGTTATGGGTGCAGAGACAGTGGTTTGCCCGGTCGGCTTGGGACAGGCACCGGGGGGCACTCGTGTGAGACACGGGGGAATATCGGTAATTTGTCCGGTAGGAGTTTGCGACGTGGGTTGATGTTAGCTGATGCTCAGGAAGATAAGAGAATACTACCACCAGGTAATAAtatacaatgtttttgttcagcTTTCCTTCTTTGTTGATATCTATCTTCCAATAAGTACATCTCCCAGAGGAGTATTTTTGGGCTacactacttctagaaacttaAGGCTCCCTAAGGATCCCCGGGAGCCTTAAAAGTAGGGCTACACTGGAAAACAACTTGCTCAGTTTGAGCCAAAAATGCAGGCTCCTCTGTTCACAAAATGGCTCAAAAGGTTGGCTCACATTTGAGCCAAGACTGGCTCAGTCAAAATTGATCCACTGGCTCGTTTTGAGCCAATCTTTTGGCTCAAACTGAGCCGGTTATTTCCAGTGTACATATTGTATGTAGCTAGTAGAGACCTACTAAGACATTGCCTTGTAAGTAGTAAATGTGCACAGTTTGATGTCTTGTAACAGTGTATTTTGAGAGGACAATACCATTCCACCCTAAATTCTGAAAATGTCACTTTACACTAAAGGTCTACTGCGAATGATTTAAAGTAATGTACATACACCTTGTTTGGGGGTTAGAAAGTCAGTCTTGTTACCAATGGGACCTTGTCACCcctgtttgattgattgatatacATCAACTTTGAATGTGAGTCTTATTGCTAACTGTTGCATTTATCTacatgtcttgtgttttttaaggaCCCCGAAATAAGCCATTTTTAAATCAGCTTTTTGGGATATCTTT
This sequence is a window from Asterias rubens chromosome 19, eAstRub1.3, whole genome shotgun sequence. Protein-coding genes within it:
- the LOC117303123 gene encoding deoxyhypusine synthase-like, with the protein product MADQLPAAAYQAALAASSGSVPPGSVEVRGYDFNQGIDYHKLLQSYKTTGFQASNFGLAVEEINKMLDKKAEPLSEEEVVKGTELNPVHRTKTNCTIFLGYTSNLISSGLRENLCFIAQHNLVDVIVTSAGGIEEDFIKCLAPTFMGDFRLSGRELRSKGINRIGNLLSPNDNYCLFEDWIMPILDQMLLEQKTQGTRWTPSRMIARLGKEINNPESVYYWAYKNNIPVFSPALTDGSIGDMLYFHSYKNPGLVLDIVEDIRLMNNQACFATHSGMIILGGGLIKHHICNANLMRNGADFSVFLNTANEFDGSDSGARPDEAISWGKIKTTASPVKVYGEATLLVPLLVAETFARRVKLPHKTEEIIK